From the genome of Arthrobacter sp. ERGS1:01:
AACCGCTCCGGCGGCAAGGTGCTGGCCACCTTCCAGATGAGTTCGGACCTGGGTGCGATCATCGGCCCCATTGCCGCCGGCCTCCTGGTGGACACTTTTTCCTATGCGCCGGCGTTCGCCATGGCCGCCGCAGTTTCCCTGCTGAGCCTGTTGTTGTGGCTGCCGGCCAGGGACCCCCAAAAGGACGTGGTGGCGCCCCTCTCCGCCGGCGGCAAACCCTAGCGTCCGGCTAGACCACCGGCTTCAGCGCCCGCAGGGCCACGGAACCGCCAACGGCGGCGGCCAATTCCACGAGGGCCTGCCCGTGCAGCGTGCACAACTCTGCCGCGCGGCCTGCCGGTGCGCCGCCGTCGAAGTCGCCGCCGTGCAGGAACAGCTCCGGGGCCAGGACCTGGGTGCCAAAGAATCCGGACAGCGTCGCCGCCAGTTCGCGGGTGCCCAGGAAGTGCGCCGGGGATGCGCCGGTCATGACGATCGCGGTGGGTGTTCCGGCGAGCGGCTCGTCGCCGGCCTTCCGGTCGATCTTCTCCAGCAGCGTCCGCAGTACCGCCGTGTGCGAGGCCCGGTAGGTGGGGCTGCCGAAGACGACGGCGTCCGCCGCGGCAATGCGCGCCACGGCCTCCGGGTCGTCGTGGCGGATCAGCTCCGTCTGCGCGCCGGCGTCCGCGGCACCGGCCAGGACCGTCGCGACGGCCGCCGCCGTCTTGCCCGGCCCGTACGGGCTTCCATCGATGCCAAGCACGATCATGCGAGTGCCCCGAGCAGGGCCGGGCTGTTGCTGACCCGGGCGTAGGAGCCCTTGTAAAACAGCAGCGGTTCGGCCTCGGCCCGTGCGGCCAGCGCCCGGACGGCCGCGACCACGATGGTGTGGTCGCCGCCGTCGAACTCCTCGTGCAGTTCGCAATCCACCCAGGCCAGCGCCTGGTCCAGGACGGGGTTGCCCAGCGGTGAGGGCGAGTGGCCGACGCCGGCAAACTTGTCGGCTCCCGAGCGGGCGAACTGTCCGGACAGGTGCTCGTGTTCGGCGGGCAGGATGTTGATGGTGAAACTGCCCGCGGCCCGCAGCAACGGCCAGGTCGACGACGTCCGGGCCGGGCTGAACGTGACGAGGGCGGGCTCCAGCGACAGCGACGCGAACGATTGGCAGGTGAATCCGGCCGGGCCCTGCGGGGTGGCCGCGGTGATGATGGTCAAGCCCGTGGCAAAGTGCCCCAGGACGTTGCGCAACTGCTGCGGGGTGACGGGTGGATGGGATGTCATGGCGAGTCCTTTCAAGGCGGTAATGCCACACAACCACCCCCGCACCGGGTGTTCCAAGGCCGGGGAAATGCACGGAAACACGGCTCAACACCGGTCAACATGCCGTTACGCGGCGTAACAATTCCGCACCACCCGCCGCAATCCGTCACGGCACTTTGGCGACCACCAGCTCCATCCGGATGTCCAGGTGGATGTCCTCCAGGTCCTCCACCTGCATGACAGGCACGGCCTGCGTGCTCCGGTTGCCGGCCGGGTGGGGGGTGTCCGGCAGACCCAACCGGGCGCGAAGGGAGGTGCCGGCCGGATCCGGGTGGTCCGCGGGATAAATGCCGCGCAGTTGAAGCTGGGGAACCAGGTGGTTCACGATGTCCTCGAGCTCGTGGGGAAACATCCACGGCATGACGGTGAACCCGTCCACGGCCCCGGTCCTGGCGAAGTCCAACAGTTCATCGGCAACCCCCTGGTACGAGCCAACGAACGCCACCTGGTCCCAGGCCGATTCCGGCAGCTGTTCCCGGATCCATTCGGCCTTCTCCACGGCCTCCCCGTCCGTCTCGGCCAGGACAAATGTGGCTGCCTGGAGGATCAGCACGTTTCCGGCGTCACGGCCCGCGTCACGGCAATCGGCGGCCAGCTCGCGTCTCAGGGCCAGCGCGTCGCCCAGCCCGGCCGGGCCCGTCTCGACGACGTCGGCATGGCGGGCCGCGAACAGCCGCTCAGCCTCGGTGTGGCCCGGCAGGACGACAACGGGGCGGTAAGGCGCCGCGGGCCGGTTCCCGGTTCCCAGGCCCACGCTGAACTGGTGGCCGCCGTGCTCAAACGATCCCAGCGGCTTGACGGGGCCCGGCCGGGTGTTCCGAGCATTTGCCGCCGCCGACCACGCGTCCCACAGCCGTTCCGCGGCCGGCAGGAAGTCCGCAGGGTCCTCGCCGTCGGGCAACAGCTGCCAGGCTGCGCGGCCACCGGAGAGCTGGTCAAGGGTGGCGATCCGTGCGGCCTGGTCCGCCGGATCGTCATGATCCGGCGCCACCGCCGCGGCCAGTCCAATGCCTGTCGTCACGGCCGCGAGACCTGCCAGCAGGGTGCCGACGTCGTTGGAGCCTGCCGGATCCGCGGCGATATCGGCGCCCGGATCCCCTGCCAGCCAATACCGCTCGTCGAGGGTCAACAGTGAAAAGTGCCCGCGTTCGGCCGTCTGGGCGGCGGTGCGGAGTTGCTCAAAACTTGTATGGGCGGCCGGACCCGGAAGGCTGACGCCCAAATGGAGCCTGCCGGTGGGCGCAAATCCGGAACCGGGTGCGGGCATGCGGGTCATGGTGCCTCCTGCGGGCATGGGGTGGGGCGGTTTCACCCGGTGTTGCGGCCGGTGGGCCAAGTACATCGAGCGTTTCACATGCGCCGGGTGCGGCCGTTGCAAACCGTAATGTTCCGCCCCCTCGCAGCAGGAAAACCGCGGCTGCGAGGGCCATTTTGTGTCTCCGCGATACTCCCCACGAACGGCCGTTACCCCGTGTATCCGCGGGTTTCCGGCGCTTTGGATCCGGTTTGCCCACTGCCGGATAGTTGCTGGCATCACCATCAATGCTCCACCGATTCGCAGAGGAAACCATGACACGTCTCACCGCAAAATCAGCCCTGACCGTCGCCCTGGCGGCAACCACACTGTTGGGCCTGGCGGCCTGCTCCGATCCCTCCGCCAGCGCCGCCCCCGAACCGTCCACCACGTCCGGGGGCAAGGTGTTCAACCTGTCCCCGAATCAGGACCGGGTGCCCGTGACCGTTGACCCGGCGGCGGCCGCTTTGGTGCCTGCGGACATCAAGAAGGACGGCAAACTGACGGTGGCGGTCAGCCCCTTCGCCGCCCCGCTGGCCGTATACGCCACCGACAACAAGACGCCCGTCGGCAATGAGGTGGATATCGCCGTCGCTCTGGCCCAATCGCTGGGACTGCAGCCGGACATCGTGCCGACGGCGTGGGCGGACTGGCCGCTGGGCGTGGGGTCCGGCAAGTACGAGGCCGTCATCTCCAACGTGACGGTCACCGAGGAGCGCAAGCTCAAGTTCGACTTTGCCAGCTACCGGGAGGACAAGCTGGGGTTCTATGCCAAGGCGGACAGCCCCATCACCAAGGTTGAGTCCGCCCCGGATGTGGCCGGCAAGAAGATCATCGTGGGATCCGGCACCAACCAGGAGGCGATCCTGCTCGCCTGGGACAAGGAGAACCGCAAGAACGGCCTGGCGCCGGTCGATTTCCAGTACTACGACGACGACTCAGCCTCCACACTGGCCCTGCAGTCCGGCCGTGCCGACCTGACGTTCGGGCCCAACGCAACGGCAGCGTACAAGGCGGCCACGGATGAAAAGACGAAGCTCGTGGGCCTCGTGGACGGCGGCTGGCCGTTGAAGGCAAACATCGCCGTCACCACGAAGAAGGGCAACGGGCTGGCCGCCGCCGCGCAGGCCGGCCTGAACCACCTGATCGAGGATGGCAGCTACGCGAAGATCCTGGCCCGCTGGGGCCTGTCCGAGGAAGCGGTCAAGGAATCCGAGCTGAACCCGCCGGGGCTGCCCAAGAGCTAACTGCGCTTTGGGAACCGTGCTGCGGGAACCGATGGCCGGGTGGGAAAAGTCCCTACCCGGCCGTCTGCATTTCCCCCATTCGCTGGATTCCCCTGGCGCGCGTCGAGTAGTTTTGCAGCAAGAGTCTGCCGGCAAGAAGGCCGCGGCCGCATCACCGAGACCCCTTTTGAGGAGCCTTGATGGCATCCGAGACAACCACACAGCGCCAACAAAGGTTTGGGCGCCTGATGGAACGCGCCGATGGCCGGGAATTCCCGTACTACAACGGCAGCCCCGTTGATATGGCCGGCTGGAAATGGGGAGTACTGGTCCTGGCCTGCGTTGCCGGCATCGCGGCCCTGATGTTCTACCCGGCCGCCAATGACCTCCAGGCGCTCGTTCCCCGCTTCCTGTTCGCGGCCATTCCGCTCGCGGCGCTGGTGGCTTTCACGGGACACCATTGGAAAGCATTGTTCAAGAAACTGGCCCCCGCCGACTACCTGAACATGGTCTTCTTCTGGCTCCTGAACCTTGCGGTCTCAGGAATCGTCGGCCTCGTTGTCATGGCCATTTTCGGCGCCAATGCCAACCCGGCAACCAACGGACTCCTCGACGGCGGCCCGGCCCAGATCATCTCTTTTTATGTGGGCACCGGCGTCCAGCTCCTCGGCGAGGAGCTCTTCACGATCCTGCCGTTCCTCGCCGTCATGTACCTGCTCTTCACCAAGGCGAAGCTTTCCAGGAACACCTCGGTCATCCTTGCCTGGCTGATCACGGCGGCTTGGTTCGGCGCGGCCCATCTGCCCACCTATGGCTGGAACTTTGCGCAAGCATTCCTTGTGATCGGAGCAGCCCGGCTGGTCCTGACCCTCGCCTACATCAGGACCAAGAACATCCTCGTGTCACTCGGTGCGCACGTCCTGAACGACTGGACCATCTTCACGATCGCCCTCGTGGGTTCCGCCGCGGCCGCCCACTGACAGCACCCGCCGCCAACTCAGACGCCGTATCACTTTTGGTGCATTTCCCGTCAACGCCTGTGCAATCGCTGCACAAGCGTTGGCGGAAAAGCTGCCAAAAGTGATACGGCGTCGGGGGTGGTGGGGCGGAGCCCATCCCTCCTGCGATGTCCCTACAGTTGTTGCTGCCCCACGGCCAGTTCCAGTTTGAGGCCGCCGGCGGCATCGTCGTCAGCCTCCCGAGACCGCACCGGCACCGGCAGGCCCAAGTGTTCGCGCAGCGTGTGCCCGGCGTACTCCGTCGGGTACACGCCGCGTTCCTGCAGCTCGGGCACCAGGTGGTTCACGATCTCATCCAGGCCGCTGGGAACCAGCCACGGCGAGATGTTGAAGCCGTCCACCGCACCCGTCTGGGCGTAGCGGGCCAGGGTATCGGCAACATCCGTGTAGGAGCCGGTGAACGTGGCGTCGACCCTGCTCGTCTTGCCGGAGACGAATTGCCGGATCGATTGCCCCTTGTCTTTCGCCTCCGCCCGCCACTGGTCGGCGAGCTGGCGGGCCTTCGCCCCGTGAAAACCGCTGCCCCTGGTCTCCGAGGTCTCAACCACCACGGGGTCAATCTCCGGCAGCGGCCCGTCGGGGTCGTAGCCGGACAGCTCCCTGCCCCAGAACTGCTCAAGGTAGGCGAGGGCCTGCTCCGGGCCGATCTGCAGGCTGCGGACCCACTCCTTCTTCTCCAGGGCCTCCGACGGCGTGGCCGCGAGGATGAACTCGCTCGCCGGCATGATCTTCACATCGTTGGCACCGCGTCCGGCCCGCACGGTCCTGGCCACGATGTCGCGGCGGAAGGCCACGGCGCCGTCGTAGGCCGGATGGGCGGAGAAGATGACGTCGGCCTGGCGGGCCGCAAAGTCGCGCCCCTCCGGCGAGTCCCCGGCCTGGAATAGCACGGGGCGGTACTGGGCGCTGCGCGGCAGCCGCGGCGTGTAATCCACGCTATAGTGCCGGCCGTCGTGGCGAACGCGCCGGACCGAGCCGGGTGCCTGCCAGGCCGGGGCCGTCTCGGAACCGGAAATGGCATGGCCGTCCCAGGCGTCCCAGATCCGTTTCGCGGTCTCCACGAACGCCTCCGCGTGGGTGTACCGATCGGCGTGGTCGAGGTAGCCGCCGCGGCGGAAGTTGGCCCCCGTCCAGGCATTGTCCGTGGTGACCACGTTCCACGCCGCCCGCCCACCGGAAATCAGGTCAAGGCTCGAGAGCCGGTGGGCCAGGTGGGCGGGGTCGTTGTAGGTGGTGTTCTGCGTGGCCACGAGCCCGATCTTATTGGTCACGCCCGCGAGCGCGGCCAGCATGGTCTGGGCGTCGGGGCGGCCGGCCACGTCCAGCGCGTGGGGCCGGCCCAGGTGTTCACGCAGCCGCAGCCCCTCGCCGAGGAAGAAGGCCGCGAACAGTCCCCGCTCTGCCGTCTGGGCGAGCCGGCGGAAGGAATCGAACTCGGTTTGCGAGCCGGACTCCGGGGCTTTCCAGATGGTGCCGGAGTTGACGCCCTGGAAGAAGATGCCGAATTGCAGTTGGCCACTGGGCTTGAAGCCGTGGCCGATCTCTTGGTTTTCGCTCATGTCGCTCTCCTCCTAGTTTCCGACGCTTGCGTAGCGGTTGGCCGGGCGGCCCAGTCCCAGCAGCTCCCGGAACGTGGCATCCGGAACCACGGGGGCCAGCGCGCCGCGCCTGCGCAGTTCGGGCAGGACAAGCCGGGACAGCTCATCCAGGTCCACGTCCAGCACTGCCGGGTGCAGGCGGACGCCGTCGGCCTTGGCCAACACGTCGGCAAGCAGCTCCACCAGGCCGGCGGCGTCACCGGTGTAGCGGGCCCGGGTACTGTGCCACGGGGTGTGGGCGTCCAGTTGGGCCACGCGTTCGGCGGCGCTTTGGCCGCGGGCGTCCAGCACCACGTCGATCTCGGCGATGACCGCCACGGCACCCTCGGAACGTTCGCGGAGGTTGTCCACCGCGGCGGCCAGTTGTCCCAGTGACGGTGCGGAAATCAGGACGGCGTCGATCCCGGCCGCAGAATTGTCCGCGGCGAGCCCGGTCGCCACCAAGCCTGCGGGCGCGAGCACCGGCAGCTGCCCCTGCAGCGGGCGCGGAATGATGGCCGGACCCTTGACCGAATATCCAGCGCCGGGAAAGTCCTCGCCGGTTTCAAAGTCGGCGTAGTGGAGCTTGTCCACGTCAAGGTATCGGCCGGTCTCGACGTCGCGGATCACGGCGTCGTCCTCCCAGCTGTCCCACAGGCGTCGGCTGACCTCAACGGACGCCGCGGCCTCCAGTGCCAGCGCCGCACCGTCCACAATGTCCCGTCCGACGGCGGCCCCCTCCCGTTCGGTGCCGCCGGCGGCGACCAGCCAGCCGGCGCGCCCCCCGGAGACGTAGTCGAGGCTGGCCAGCTGGGTGGCTACATGGAACGGTTCGGTGTAGACGGTGTCGACCTCCGGGACCAGCACGATGCTGCGGGTCAGCGGTCCGGCGAACGCGGC
Proteins encoded in this window:
- a CDS encoding LLM class flavin-dependent oxidoreductase, yielding MSAGDQARAGFLALELDGDGAHPAAWRAARHAPADLLTGERVRSTVLAAESAGFHVATFSDGPLSPGGGADIGGRLDAVQRAAFAGPLTRSIVLVPEVDTVYTEPFHVATQLASLDYVSGGRAGWLVAAGGTEREGAAVGRDIVDGAALALEAAASVEVSRRLWDSWEDDAVIRDVETGRYLDVDKLHYADFETGEDFPGAGYSVKGPAIIPRPLQGQLPVLAPAGLVATGLAADNSAAGIDAVLISAPSLGQLAAAVDNLRERSEGAVAVIAEIDVVLDARGQSAAERVAQLDAHTPWHSTRARYTGDAAGLVELLADVLAKADGVRLHPAVLDVDLDELSRLVLPELRRRGALAPVVPDATFRELLGLGRPANRYASVGN
- a CDS encoding flavin reductase family protein, with amino-acid sequence MTSHPPVTPQQLRNVLGHFATGLTIITAATPQGPAGFTCQSFASLSLEPALVTFSPARTSSTWPLLRAAGSFTINILPAEHEHLSGQFARSGADKFAGVGHSPSPLGNPVLDQALAWVDCELHEEFDGGDHTIVVAAVRALAARAEAEPLLFYKGSYARVSNSPALLGALA
- a CDS encoding NtaA/DmoA family FMN-dependent monooxygenase (This protein belongs to a clade of FMN-dependent monooxygenases, within a broader family of flavin-dependent oxidoreductases, the luciferase-like monooxygenase (LMM) family, some of whose members use coenzyme F420 rather than FMN.), coding for MSENQEIGHGFKPSGQLQFGIFFQGVNSGTIWKAPESGSQTEFDSFRRLAQTAERGLFAAFFLGEGLRLREHLGRPHALDVAGRPDAQTMLAALAGVTNKIGLVATQNTTYNDPAHLAHRLSSLDLISGGRAAWNVVTTDNAWTGANFRRGGYLDHADRYTHAEAFVETAKRIWDAWDGHAISGSETAPAWQAPGSVRRVRHDGRHYSVDYTPRLPRSAQYRPVLFQAGDSPEGRDFAARQADVIFSAHPAYDGAVAFRRDIVARTVRAGRGANDVKIMPASEFILAATPSEALEKKEWVRSLQIGPEQALAYLEQFWGRELSGYDPDGPLPEIDPVVVETSETRGSGFHGAKARQLADQWRAEAKDKGQSIRQFVSGKTSRVDATFTGSYTDVADTLARYAQTGAVDGFNISPWLVPSGLDEIVNHLVPELQERGVYPTEYAGHTLREHLGLPVPVRSREADDDAAGGLKLELAVGQQQL
- a CDS encoding NAD(P)H-dependent oxidoreductase yields the protein MIVLGIDGSPYGPGKTAAAVATVLAGAADAGAQTELIRHDDPEAVARIAAADAVVFGSPTYRASHTAVLRTLLEKIDRKAGDEPLAGTPTAIVMTGASPAHFLGTRELAATLSGFFGTQVLAPELFLHGGDFDGGAPAGRAAELCTLHGQALVELAAAVGGSVALRALKPVV
- a CDS encoding LLM class flavin-dependent oxidoreductase — encoded protein: MTRMPAPGSGFAPTGRLHLGVSLPGPAAHTSFEQLRTAAQTAERGHFSLLTLDERYWLAGDPGADIAADPAGSNDVGTLLAGLAAVTTGIGLAAAVAPDHDDPADQAARIATLDQLSGGRAAWQLLPDGEDPADFLPAAERLWDAWSAAANARNTRPGPVKPLGSFEHGGHQFSVGLGTGNRPAAPYRPVVVLPGHTEAERLFAARHADVVETGPAGLGDALALRRELAADCRDAGRDAGNVLILQAATFVLAETDGEAVEKAEWIREQLPESAWDQVAFVGSYQGVADELLDFARTGAVDGFTVMPWMFPHELEDIVNHLVPQLQLRGIYPADHPDPAGTSLRARLGLPDTPHPAGNRSTQAVPVMQVEDLEDIHLDIRMELVVAKVP
- a CDS encoding CPBP family intramembrane glutamic endopeptidase, coding for MASETTTQRQQRFGRLMERADGREFPYYNGSPVDMAGWKWGVLVLACVAGIAALMFYPAANDLQALVPRFLFAAIPLAALVAFTGHHWKALFKKLAPADYLNMVFFWLLNLAVSGIVGLVVMAIFGANANPATNGLLDGGPAQIISFYVGTGVQLLGEELFTILPFLAVMYLLFTKAKLSRNTSVILAWLITAAWFGAAHLPTYGWNFAQAFLVIGAARLVLTLAYIRTKNILVSLGAHVLNDWTIFTIALVGSAAAAH
- a CDS encoding ABC transporter substrate-binding protein encodes the protein MTRLTAKSALTVALAATTLLGLAACSDPSASAAPEPSTTSGGKVFNLSPNQDRVPVTVDPAAAALVPADIKKDGKLTVAVSPFAAPLAVYATDNKTPVGNEVDIAVALAQSLGLQPDIVPTAWADWPLGVGSGKYEAVISNVTVTEERKLKFDFASYREDKLGFYAKADSPITKVESAPDVAGKKIIVGSGTNQEAILLAWDKENRKNGLAPVDFQYYDDDSASTLALQSGRADLTFGPNATAAYKAATDEKTKLVGLVDGGWPLKANIAVTTKKGNGLAAAAQAGLNHLIEDGSYAKILARWGLSEEAVKESELNPPGLPKS